GATTTTATGACCACTGATGCTCATTAAGTCAATTTTCATATCACTGACATTCAGAGGAATTTTTCCAACTGCCTGAGCCGCATCTGTATGAAAGAAAATTTTACGGGAACTGCAGATATGACCTGTAATACAAATACAGGAAGGGTAACAAAAGGACATTATTTATATCATGTTAAATTTATAAAGATTTTTAACAGACAATACAATCCTAAAGATAAACAGACAAAAGAAATTCCATTGGTTGGTTAAATTCTTAATAATTTGAAAAGTCACAGGACCTGGTAGTTGTTGGAGGACAAGTTTATAAATGAAAGAATTAAGAGTCTACTGCATGTTGAATGGCAAGTTGGTTCCATGTTGTTCTGGGATTTAGGACTATAAGAAGTGCTACATAATTGCTACAGTCTAAATGACTGGAGTATCATTCAGTCCGTAGCAATTATGCAGCAGTTTTATTATACAGAAATTATGCAGCAGCTGATACAGCTGCAGGTATTGTTTTAGAGTTGCTCAAGCCAgtacaagctgggcaatttttaaaaaaagcacataagaaaaggccTTCTGGATCAGGGTGATAGGGAGTGGATTTATTGTAGAAAGTATTATTTAGTGACAATTGCAATGATTGCAAGAGAGATTTAAATGCCAAAGTTGCAACTAAAATAAATGTTGAGTGAATACATTGTTTTAGGTAGGCTGGCCAACTAGAGATTACAGTGTAGCAGAACATTCTACAGAACAGGCTCGTTcaagattcaaatgcttccacaTGAAAACTGTACACAGGAGAGGAGCACTATGCCCCAATGTATACTCTGAGGCCCTGGTGATACATAGGCTTaaggcagggatgtcaaactaatttgttacgagggccagatatgacataaaagtcacttggttgggctaggccatgccttgccaaccCAGACTGggaacggggagggggagagtgccTCAACTGGCGAGCCtacagcgggctcaccagcccagatcgggattgagggggtggctgcctcggctgaccggataagagctctcaaggggccggatccggcccgtgagctgtatgattgacacccctggcttaaggtCAAATTGTACTCTATTTTGTCataatgcagtttttaaaagatgACAGTATTATAACTGCATATCACTGGCGTATGGTCTGCTCTCCATGGCCCAGAAAAAATCATTTGCAGAACTACTTAGCACCTCTATATATTCAGACTTCAGCAGATTTGTGGGGTAGGATGCAAAATTTTTGTCCAGAGAGCAAGTCGGAGGGAAACAGGAGGGGATGTAAACTGAGATTTTTTACTCCTCATATGTAAAAATGGTATAATTAGTTGTAAAGGCACTCGTGGAGAAATGTCCTCCACCCTAGAATTCACCCCAATGATCCAACCCTTGGGTTATACTGTATCCATGTTACAGGAGCACCTCTGCAACTCTGTAGCAAGCAGAGAGGACAAGCACCTAATGTGGTATCCATCCCACAAGTACAGAATAGGCAAGCTCTTAGTTATGCAAACAGAAAGCCAAATGAACAAAAAAGGGTTTGCCATTTCACATTTTGCTAAAATGTCACATCTCAAGGGACAGAGCCCTGGACAGCCAAATGGCTAGAAAGTTTCACTTCCTCCAGAGGCATGCAGTTCAGAACAACCCCAGGGAAGGACAGACtattcaaggggagattacaaatTCCCAGAACAAAGGGAAACAAGCTCTCTTCCATCTTGCTTTTTTCCCTGGATGGGAACAAGCTGCGAAGGTCTATATCTTTACTTAGGGCTCCATCTAGCCCATGTGGCAAGGGACAACAGGGAGAAGTCCCAATTTTGAGAAATAAGGTAATGCTGGACTTTTTAACTATTGCAACTTCAAGAAATAGTAGCATGTCTTCATTAAACATCACTTAGGATAAgtatttatgctatttatagttCGCCTTTCTTGTGGagagtcaaggtggattacacagtataaatcaatacaatcaacaggataggacatccagtaagcaatgtaataggagtaggattgcagaaatctgaaattaTAAGTATTAGTATTTCAGAAATCTGAAATTATACATGTTAAATGACACAGAAATTACATGGCAGGATAATATATACAGTAACAGACAGTATGTACTATAcatagtagtatagtccacaatcCCTTTCCCTCCATTAAAGCCTTTTTCTGAACCATTCTTTTATAATATGGTCCTAGAACCATATAAGGTTAGAGGATTGCATgttgtcaccttttctttgtattaTTGCTCACCCTGATGCTTGAATAGACCACactcttttcatttttgtttactATACTTCCTTATATTTTGAATACTCTAAGCCTGATCTCTGTAAATATAACAACCTATCCGATTTTGCTATCTAAAGTGCAGTAATGGGAAAGGGCATCAGATAAGCTTGCCATCCCTTGAGTGCAATAGCTCAAAATTGCTGAAATGCAATTGATCATCCCCAAGCTAGCTAGTAGGAATGAAATGGGAGATATGACAACTTGGCAGAACATCTAAACGGCAATGCAGGAGTAAGGTGCTGGATAGGCAAATCCATCCAAGGGGAGATACTCATTGAATTGCTGGTGGTGGCAGTTACTATCCAGAGTTTTTTGGGTACCTCTTGGGAGTAAGGAAAAGGGGCAGTGGCACCAAGCAGACACCTGGGACAGCCACATGGTTTTCCAACCTCCCAGGTACCTGAAGATATGGGGGCTTGCAAGTCCATTCCGTCTCAGCATTCATATATATTATATCTTTCCCCCATCCTTCCATCTGCCTGTGACGATTATTAGGGGGCAAAGGTAAGCAGAAAAGACAGGTAAACAGCTGAGGAGCTGCTCTACTCATAATGATCAAGTACTTTTTCTAGGCATAGCAAATAAGCCAACGACTAACTTTCAAACCAGTACAATCTTATAGACCTCTTATGTCCCAATATAATGTAACTTCGTCATCATGCTCTATGAATGATCGATCTTTTTGATGAAGAGGCTAATATGGTCTACTTACCAATATCACTAACTGGTTGCTTCACTCCTATTTCGTTATTCACAGTCATTactgaaaccaagcttgtgtctGGTTGTATTGCATTTTCTAGGTCCTAGTAGAAACCATACAAGAAAGAGAAGCAAATCCTGTTGCATCAGAACTCCCagggaaagcctttttttggtAAACTATATTGAGTTTTAAAACCAAATTCTTACAATTCATATATAAACAATGAATGCTGaactaaggtttttttaaaaattgtacacattgtaaaatgcattttttttataaaaccaaGCTGGCACAGCTAATTACGTTACACATCCAAAAATGCTGGCCCTTTCCAAATCAtaattttcctcctgccttccaaATAAattgcagttatcttgtttgttgTAAACtgaccccccgcacacacacacacacacacacaaggtttgggatttttctgcaaatctgggtgtccctccaggtttgtaaaaagacCTATCTTCTGTGTGTATGGCCCCAATCTGTGAATATAATGATCTGCAtttggggccatgttgagaattagatgcaATGATGatgtgcaataaaaaaaaaacatggtccaAATCCTCCTTCAAAATGTTTTGGGATATTAATATTCAAGAAGAGAAAACTTAAGAGAACTTCAGAACTACATGGATCAAGTAGTTAGAAGTAGTTAGAATTTATGTATTTAACTGAACTACACAACTGTGGATTAAGTCTAAAATATTCCATCAGGAATTAAGATAGTTTAACTATGACCTGCAGTGGCTGAAGAGATTAAATTCTGTCCAGTATAAAAGATGAACACTTAAAACCAGTCAGCCATTGTCACTTCCACATGTCACAAACATTCTAGCATTTTTACCTATCGTAAGTAAGCATATTATAAGTAAATGACCTTGTACTTCTCAACCATTCCACAGctgaagaactaaaaaaagaaagtaaagcTGCATCCTGCTCTTCCCACAGACACATATTCATCACCAAGCGATTTACCTTTAAATCGATAATCCCATTTTTCTTTACAGGCAAGTATGTAACATTAAAGCCCTCAGCTTCTAAGGCACGACAAGAATCTAGCACACATTTGTGCTCAGTTTGTGAGGTAATTATGTGTTTCTTTCTGGATTTATAGAATCTTGCAACACCCTTTAAAAAGAGAAACGGAGAAAAGGTTATATCAAACACACTGGAAAAGCAATCTATTTTACAAATATAAAGTCAGGCGTACAAATCCTTAGCTATCTGGCTGCCCTGGGCAACCAAAAGTGCCATTCAAATAATCTTAAAACCTTAAAtgtgaattggttcttgtaggttatccgggctgtgtaaccgtggtcttggaattttctttcctgacatttcgccagcaactgtggcaggcatcttcagagtagtaacactgaaggacagtgtcagagacactgtccttcagtgttactactctgaagatgcctgccacagttgctggcgaaacgtcaggaaagaaaattccaagaccacggttacacagcccggataacctacaagaaccaatgaactctgaccgtgaaagccttcgacaatatcttaaatGTGAAATTTCTAGCTTTTGTGGACACAGAAAATGTCTCAAACCAGCCTTCCAAACTGCAACTACTGTACTGGCAAATAGCAACCAAGGGAAACTCCTGCAATCTGTAAATCATAAAAAAGGAAATAGGGACCTGTGCTGTCCAAATTGTCTGTGGGAAGCATTTGAGACATAAGGGAAAAGAGAGGGCTGATAGTGACTAAAAAGACTCTGAAAGGTGACATGACCAGTTCAGTGTTGGGGAATGAGGGACATAGTCTCTGATGGGATTCAAATCAAGTCAGTTTAATGATTTTCTGAATGGGCTGCCACCATTTTTCAGTCACACAAGTACAATGAACTAAAAGTGGGACTGAAAAAGGAAAGCTCATTTTGCCACCACTCAGAATGACAGCTCTAAATGGCTTGAAAGGGTAAAGAAACAGGTTTAATTGAATGAGGAGAAAAATAAAGATCCACTGATAATGCAACTCCTGCTTTGAATAACCGATTTACATAAACACACAGCCAAATCTAAAATGCAATTTTACAACAAATTAGATTGCTCTAAGGCAGGCAACAGTTTAAGAACTGCAATAACAGCTAAACCTGTTTAGACCTTAACACAGTTTGACATAAACGGGCAGCctgttcctgaaggggggggtggaTCTGTGGTGGCCGAGAGCGGCGTAGCAGCTCCACCTCCTCCAAGGCTTCccgaggaaaaaaataaaaaaggggggggaatgccccattgcACAAAGCGAGGCTgaaccacccaaaaaggtggcacagccacgccgcagctcaagggggcgttcccggggcgaacagggttaggaagctgcccaaaggcaacTCCACCCCAGGAACGTCTTCATGCcggcgcaggctttcccttccaggaaatccctGCCGGCATGCTTGtgctggcggcgggggctggcATGTTCGCCCCcatgccggcgtaggtgccaaGGTGGCACCCACGCCAGCACATGGTCATGCCagttcctaaggagctttgccccccttcaggaatgggctcttaatctcaatataaataaatgataaacccTCACAAAGTTATCATTAAAATGCACTGACAATGTTAAAAGACAATAAAACCTTGAAATCAAGATATTTAAATCTCAAGAGTGCACTGCAGTTCTATCttgcttttccaccaggcctataattgagggcagccacgGGTGTCATCTGctagcctccctaccccccctccTTTAGCTCTAACTGATCATGCattatggaggggctgtgtctgaCTGCCATGAACTCAGCAGCTACCATGTTCTTGACTGTAGGTGAGACTGCTTGATCTTATTTTAATGATATTTGATGTTATTTTTAATGTATATCTATTATGTTTAcatttataattttattattgttactcACCCTGAGtcaggctttggctggggagggtgggatagaaattaaaataataaaaataaaaaatattcaaATTTGGAGTGTTTTTTTATAAAAATGTTTGTGGTTATAAATATTCCATTGATTTAAAGCAGATTGCATTTGTGTCTATTTTTAACACATAATAACAGATAcagagaaaacagagaaaaaatacaaaaaaaatataaaatacaaaatatgtaaaaACATACGTAAAATTACGAAAAAACTATTGTCCATATGGTTTGTTCCTAAATAATTGAAAATACATCCCAATATATCAAACTGTGTGTCTATTTTGAAATCTTAGCAGAACGTCTATTTATACACATTCCAACCAGACACACCGAAACATCAACAGTGTTCTACAGTATTCTACAGCCAAAAGTAGGAGCAGAAAATATTAATCTCTGAATACAATAGTATTTTATGTCATCATCATTAGGCGTTACAAGATACTCTTTTACCTTGATTGCTATATTGTTTGATTCTGTTGCTCCACTGGTAAAAATTATTTCTCTAGGATCTGCTCCAATTATTGATGCAACTTGCTATTAAACAGGGAGAAGAAGAATATGTTACAACACAtgaagcaaaaaaagaaattcaCCAGATAATTTCTGCAATGCTTCCCAAAACAAAACTGCTTAGTTGCTCAGCAGAGACAGATTCATAATTAAAGGAAAAGAACCATCTGGAAGTCTTACTTGTCTGGCTTTTTCCATGGCTGATTCACTCTCCCAACCATATGCATGAGTTCTGGAGTGTGGATTGCCATAATAATGCACAAGATATGGCAGCATGCTGTCCAGAACTCTGGGGTCCTAAAACACAAAACCCAGCTTTACTTTATTAGAAACTCTAATCTCTTAACACATATAAATTCGTTTCTCCATAAATAAActcagattaaaaaacaacacagcaCAATCTTGCAACTGGAGTGGAAATCACATACATCTATACTTGAAAATAAGTCAAACTGAGTAAATATGAACAACATCAGGGTTTAAATAGTCACTAGTTTCCCTTGTCATCAGTTAAACTTGGGTTTTTCCTCCAATCAAATCTATCAGGAGATGttgacagcaatcctaaacagggttactcagaaataagtctcatTCTATTCAAATGGGGTTTATTCCtaggaaagtatttttaggattgttttgtttttagaagcTTCCCTTCTTCAAAAGCATGCTTAATTCACACACCAGAGGGGTAGTTGCTTGGACATCCAAGTACAGTGGCCGGAGTGCAGATTCATCAACATTTCCTTTACCTGGAAAAAGATATATGAGTTACAGATACAAATTCACAGAAAACACTAGTCTTTACTTGCCAGGCTCTGCCATCTGTAAAATAAATTAAGCAAACCGTATCCTATAAGCCACAGACCTAAAGATGACATAAAGATGACAAGGTATTAATCAGAAGTACCCTTGGGGGAAAACTACTACCTCTAATACATGGTAGAATCCAAGCACTGTTTCATTGAGTTCACAAAATATTAGAAATTGAGGCTATCCTGTTTTCATTTTTCTGAGTTTTCTCATTTTCAATTGCTGTAACTGATTTCTACATCATATGTCCTATCCTTTTGGTCGTTTTGACATACaccatgtaatccaccttgagtcagTGAGAAAAGGTGGAcagtaaataacataaataaaaaatgtaaCTCTAGACTAATAATTCAGGTATGACAATTTTATTTCAAACAAAAAGTGGGACTACTAAATTTGACAAAAAATTGAACAATTGACATCACAGAATGAATGCTACTTGCACCACAAATTAATAAGCAGAAAAGCTTTCAAGGAGAATATCTTCATTGACATTCATTGACAATTGACATCACAGAATGAATGCTACTTGCACCACAAATTAATAAGCAGAAAAGCTTTCAAGGAGAATATCTTCATTTTTCTTCATAGTTCATCAGACAGGATCTGAAAATAGTTTCAAATTAAGAATATTCATTTCCTATCGAGGCTTCTAACACAAAGCTTGTGCCTATAATTTTAACAAGCCCCAGATGTCACACAGCAGCTGTAACTCCCGCACTGGTATCCCAAATGTTCCTTTGCCcactgctgtggaacacagctaCAGCCTGTGGGAGAAAGCTGGGTGGATGGACAGTGGCAACTCTAGGATGTGGCATATCTTGTTTTGCTACATTTCCGCTTCTTATCCTATAATAATTATAAGCCTTCTTACAAGGCTGAACCAATAACTCTTAATCCATCCATTTTTATGGATCAACAAAACAATTTGGTTCTACCTCCTTGAGCTTTTCCTTCTTGTTTTTGTCACTGCCCAACATTTCTGGAAAAACACAACACACCATGAAAAAAAACCCTCACGTAAACAATGTTTACAAAGATTGGTACTAGAAAAATAAAATGAGGCCAAATAGTGAAAATGTCTACAAAATATAACAATGTTTACAGTAGCAGGGAAAAACATATCCAAGAGCATTTCCAGCCAGCACAATCAGTGTTAGCTCTAGTTAATTTTGTGCTCCTGCCTGTTATTAAATCTTCAGAAGCAATAAGACTGGCAGAGCTTCCTTTTCACGGTTTAAGATATTTCTTCGATGTATCAGTAATTAGGCTCCAGCTGATGGAAGATTCAAGAAACAGGAGCATATCTGGATTCCTATACATTACCACTATAAATATTTTGTTATCTTATACATTTTTTCCTACTACTGTAAACATtgcattatatttttgtataGATTTTCACTATTTGGCCacattttgtttttcttgtgCCAGTTTCTGATGATGTAAATATTTTTATGTGagttttcccccccccacagggtaTTGTGTTTTTGCTTGGGTTTGTACACTCGGATCCCTTGTTTTTTTGCTGCGGCATTCCTGGCATGCAGCAAAACCGCTTCAGACCAGAAACCTGTAACAGAAAGGCTCCACCGGAGGTAACTGCGTAATTCAGCTTCAGCAAACACAACAGACCgttttgtggcactttaaagataaAAGCGCTTAGTGTGGCATGCAAGGTGATGCGACAATAAATCTATTATCCTTTAACGTGTCACAAGGGTCCTTGCTGGCACAAGAAGATAAACCTTGGGACAAGGACCGGCCTGTCTGCTGTTACTTTGTAACGTGCCATGCTTGTTAGATTGATCTTATACTGAGCACAACACTCCGGTGCCTTTTAatcctgaaaaataaaaaaataaaaatattgcctAGGTGCCTTTTAAtcctgaaaaaataaaaatattgcctATGCTCGAACTGaaaagggacctgccaacccGCGCGACTAAAAGGCATGGTCTACTTGAGAGTCCAGCCACGCCTGCCCTTCTGACAGGATCCAAGGACACGGATGGTCACTGGAGCCATTACCATGTGGCTGAGCAGCAGTTCCCGACAGCCGCCTCCCTTGGAAGACGGTCAGCCCCCTCGGAGCCCGCAACGCCGCCGGCCGCAGAACCCACATCGTCACTCCCTCCCAAGCTTCCTTTTCCCTCACAAACAACGCTCGACCCTTCACCCTGGCGACAAGAGGTTCGTTTCCTGAAACGTCATCAGAACGCGGCGGAAGAGTAGGCCGGACCGAGGGAAACTTGGGGCGCAGGAGAGCTCGAAGCGAaaggtgagcggggggggggggtaaaggaaagaGCTGGGGAGAGGCAGCGCAGGGTCTGTTTCCCGGTATTTCAGTGAGCGGATTGGCTGAAGcttggctttttttaaaactcaAAAACAGGGTGTCTGTGCTCGactcttggggtgggggctggttTCCACGGTGATGGGGGGAGGTAGATGCGACTCTGTgcttttatctctctctctcccccccccccttttgttgcctCATGGCgattgagagaagctcagaaacCTCGCGGGGAAGCACAGTATAAACGCCCGCGCTCACTCCCCCACGCCCCTGAATGTAAGATATTCAAAGTCGCTGAGGAAATATGGGTCCGGCCCCTGAGGGAGACGGGATCCGCGATTTTTGAAGCCATCGACCTTATCCTACAGCCAGCCTAACTTTTCTCATCAGCATTCGTTTACGGACCCATGgcaagctagggcgtggttggccgcctttaaactacaccttaaactgtgctttagcactgaggggttcctagcttctctgaagcatgacccttttaaatcctcatggcaaaaaaaccttagatgagaaactgtcgttgttgggcttctcgcaggacatgttattagatcttgggaaaactgaagcttttgccaaaattaaaaagcgcattaaagagctcgattataacagcactattttctgtgctcgtcgcgtctgttcatcccagttcttcggaataccccctccgcgtggtctgcctgcctatacatattatctgacaactcctcgtctctgtagagctttttgcttggctagattgactgctaacccttctatggtaatgcagggcagaattctgagtgtaccatactcagacaggacctgcccttgctcttctggctctattgactcattagccaatgcccttttggaatgccgcttttacgaggaacttcgatcgcactatatttccccccttttaatatacaaatccaatgcttctgtgactgacataatgccttttttactaagcgatagggaccccaagggtacattgtcagtggcaagatttgtttcaatccttatatccctccaacactagatatatgctgctcaagatcaattgatcaaggagcttctaagagttgaaaggaaaggaaggaaccaTGCCGTTTTCTTGTATGAGAAAAGGTCCTAAATGTAGATCTGTGAAAGAATCTAGATATAGTGTTATTAAACCAGAGTCTTTGCTGTTGTCTTCTTGGCAGTGGGGAAAGTGTCCACAGGTTCCAAGTCTGGGTTACTTTCATCCAGTAAAAGCTCTATGGTACATTCATCTTGAGCAGTAAATAGTTTCTGTTATTAGTCAATTACCCAGTAAacaaaaggagtaaaaaaaaattgcagctgTTAGAGTTCTTTTTGGATTCCAGTCAACGAATAGATATGTAACTAGATTATAAGGTTATAGATCAGAATAAACTTGCAAACAAGGTAAAATGTAACATCTCCTGAGGTAAGTTTGCCAGGTGCGTCTGGCAGaggatgagggggtagggttgccagacccaggttgggaaactcctggagttttggaaaggacagagacctcagtggggcacaatgtcagagtccaccctccaaagcatccattttattcagctgaattgatctctgtagtctggagatgagctgtaatccagaggatccccagctcccacctggaggctggcatccctatcctgaGGCTACCATACACTCTAGAAAGATATGTGCAATTGTGTGGATCTTTCCTAACAAACCAATTCATTCTGAATAAGGGGTAGATTTGTTCTGAATAAGGTAAACATATGAACCTACCCCCTCATGACTGCTGAGGAGTGGGTGTTTCACCTGGCCAGAATGAACTCTCTTAAAAGGCTTTTGAAGTCAACAGATAGGTATAGGAAGAAAGAGATTTCAGAGTGGGAGTACAAAAGAATTGGGATGAACAGGTGCAACGTGGCAGAGCTTCAGTGATCATTTAATTTTATGTGATTTCTCACCAAAGCAAATGCATGAAGGCCCAAGTCCTGGATAGTATCCAGGTTAACACTGAGAGCCGGGAGTTTCTCAAAGACAATCTTAAACCAAAGGGAGATGATTACTGTCTAAAAAGGATG
This Euleptes europaea isolate rEulEur1 chromosome 2, rEulEur1.hap1, whole genome shotgun sequence DNA region includes the following protein-coding sequences:
- the NFS1 gene encoding cysteine desulfurase; protein product: MWVLRPAALRAPRGLTVFQGRRLSGTAAQPHGKGNVDESALRPLYLDVQATTPLDPRVLDSMLPYLVHYYGNPHSRTHAYGWESESAMEKARQQVASIIGADPREIIFTSGATESNNIAIKGVARFYKSRKKHIITSQTEHKCVLDSCRALEAEGFNVTYLPVKKNGIIDLKDLENAIQPDTSLVSVMTVNNEIGVKQPVSDIGHICSSRKIFFHTDAAQAVGKIPLNVSDMKIDLMSISGHKIYGPKGVGAIYIRRRPRVRVEPLQSGGGQERGLRSGTVPTPLVVGFGAACELAQQEMEYDHKRISLLADRLVTKIMAEIPDVVMNGDPVDRYPGCINLSFAYVEGESLLMALKEVALSSGSACTSASLEPSYVLRAIGTDEDLAHSSIRFGIGRFTTEEELDYTVKKCIHQVKRLREMSPLWEMVQDGIDLKSIKWTQH